The window acgacgagcacgactccatcaaccccgttcacttgaacgcttccgcttagcgatctacaagggtatgtagatgcactctccttcccctcgttgctagtctctccatagatagatcttggtgacacgtaggaaaattttgaatttctgctacgttctccaacacgtGGTGTGGTTGGACACCTGCATTAGCACTTCGCGAGACAATGATGCAAGCAGAAAAGTAAGCACCTGTTGGTCTTGGGTAACCCAGATCGCATGCTCTGGATTGGGTATCTCAACGGTCTCCTTCTTCCCGTTGGCTTCCTTCTCGGTGACAATGACGGCAGCGGGCTCCTTGATCGAGCCATCAAGGTAGCCCATCATCGCCGCGGCCCTGACGTGCGGGAGGACTTGGACCTTCCACACCAGGAAGTTGTCGCGCGTAAGTTTCTCCGTGATGGTGTGGCCGAGCGAGGCAAGTGAGGGCATGGCCatggcggaggaggaggaagatgacataACCTAGATGAGATGGAAGAACTAGGCTCTGATTACTATGTGAGAATAGATGGAAGCGCGTGCGTTATGCAGGGGCGCGTTGCGTGTTATAAAGGCCTAGGCCGGCGGCTTACAAGTAGTTAGGGTTAGGTTAGGTGTGGATTGATCTCCAAGCTAACTATAGGATCATATCTCAACAACCTAGCCCATCCTAACAATATACAACACACGCACACCATGCCATAAGCTAATCACGGTTTATAACACCACCGTGACATACATTACAATGTTTAACACTCTCCATGGGCGGAGGCAGCGGCGATTCCGGAGTTTCCCGGCGTGCGCTGCGAAGGAGAGTGGGGGTGGAGGCCCGGCGACGAGCTGCCTGGGACAGAGGCATGGACGCGTCCGCGATGGGGGAGACGCGATGGAGTCCTCCCCAATAGCGTCCTCTCGTCGGCGAAGAGTGAATCTCCCTCCATGGGATCTCGCGGGCTCACCTCGAGGTCAAGCTCGACTGTGGCCACGCCCGCCACGCCCTCTATGGCCAGTTCCGGCGGCCCCTACAGCCCGCTTCCGCTTGCCCCGTCGTTCCCCGCCTCCGTCCATCGACAGGGGAGCTCTGGATTTTGCGGGTGGAGGCCATGGACGCTAGTGGCAAGCAACCTTTGCCACGCCCCGTCCCCCTCCCAACTCttcgacgatcctcctcaaggtcggcggcggcggtggcgacgatGAGGGAGCCGAGCATGCGGCGGCTAGATCGAGCGCGTGGAGGCGCACTGCGCGCGTGGTCTCGcatcatcttctgtgcaagcaagtCGCTGCGCCACCAGGGAGCTCGAGGCGGCCGTGTTGTGCACCCAATCCACCGAGTGTCGCCTCCTGCACCAGGATGCCATCTTCGCCCGCCTCTACCAGGCCCGCCCTCCTCTCCTGGGTGCAATTCGTCGAGCAGCTTGTGCGCAGCCAGCTGGTCTGCTGCTCTCGTGTGCGGGGCTCTGATAGGCGGTGAGCGGGATCTTGCGCTGGGGTCTGATGGGCTTGGTTGGTGAGCAGGATCTTGCGTTGGGGTCCAGGTTCAATGCCAAGGGCACCATAGACTGCGACAGATACCAACAGAAGATGTTTCATTTTGTTATTGCTAGTGTCGCAGGATTCTAGATGCAATATGTTTCGTCAACTAATGTTTGTGTGGGTTCATGGTATAATTGATGGCTATGCATGACTCTGAAACTCATCTAAGTAATCTGGTTCACACTTTGTTCCTTTGTAGATCGATGCTACTACTGATGAAGTTGGTAAATTTCATTTTTATTAACCCTGGCAAATTTATTTCATTGGTCATGGTTATTTTAGTATTTtgaccatggcaaatttagttaacatatcatggcaaattttATTTTCTAGTTAATTAAGCATGGcagttttattttcattttttgatCATGGTAAATTTAGTAATTGACAACTACAAATTTAGTTTATACACCATGGTAAATTACAGTTTCATGTATTTGCATGTCAAATTTACTTTAATTTCCAAGACCATGGCAACTTTTTAGTAGATCATCATGGCAATTTTACAGGACAATGTCAAACTTTTCTTACCATGGCAATTTTTTTCAGTGAATTTGCCACTCCCACGACAAATTCAAAAACATGTCCATGGCAAGCTTGGTTTTTTCAAGCCGATGTCAAACTTTTCTTGCCATGGCAAGTTTCTCTTTTCAAGTTGATGTCAAACTTTTTCTTGCCATGGCAACTTCTTTTTTCAAGACGATTTCAAACTTCATCACTAGATGTCCCACGACAAGTTCACTTACATGCCCATGGCAAGTTTCTTTTTTCAAGCCGATGACATACTTTTCTTGCCATGGAAACTTTCTTCTTTCAAGAGGATGTCAAACTTTTCTTACCAtggcaatttttttttgtgaatttGCATGGCAAAATTCACTAGATGTCCCACAGCAAATTCACTAACATGCCCACGGCAAGTTTCTTTTTTCAAGCCGATGTCAAACTTTCCTTGCCATGGCAACTTTCTTTTTTCCAGACGATGTCAAACTTTTCTTAACAtggtaaatttttttagtgaacttGCCATGGAGAATTTACGTAAATTCCcatggaatttttttatttttttttgttgccatggcaagttttaaTTTTTATTTGCCATGGCTAATTTACCTTTTATTAACATGGAAAATTTACCTAAATTCCCATGGCAATTTTTAGCTTTTATTGCCATGGCAAGATTTACTATTTATTTGAACTTTATTAACATGGCTGATTTTACTTTTTTTGCCATGTCAAATATATGCAAATTTTAATATGATTTTGGTTATGATCATGGAAAATTTAACTATATGCACCATGACCATTCTTTCTTCCTTTCTgcaacatggcaaatttcttttgcACAGGACCATGGCAAATTAAGTCTATGCATCATGGAAATTTTAttgtatggatcatggcattttgTAGTCTACATTTTAGTCTATGGATCATGCCATGACATTATAGCCTATGCATTTCTAGCATAAGATCATGGCAACATTCCGTAggtttttttcatttatttttaataCACAATTtttggccttgtacaatgggaaatTTACAAGTACTTTTTAAAAATTAACATCCCCCTCCCCAAAAAAACTCGCCatgtatttttttagaaaaaaatattTGTAAAACTTGCCATGTGTAACATTTTTGCCTTTGTTCATATTCATCGTCACAATTTTGTACTAAATTTTCTTtatttatcatgcatgttttattttTGTAACGTACTGAacgtagccatttttcgtgtgtctCAGTTAGCAATTAATCACTCATTGTAAATCCTAATGCAGTATCATTTTCTGAATTTTCTGTATTGTACAGTTTTTTCTCTACTAGTTTTACATCTGTCAACATTTTTCTCTATATTTTTGGTGCAAAGGGATTTTTGTTTGGGCCAGGAAGCTAATATTGGGCCTGTCTGGTCAGGCGTTCGTGCTGAGAGGCTGTTCGTATCGAACAGAACATTTCGGTCGATCCCTGCTCCCGTGCCGAACGATACGTTCAGTCTGGTGCCTCCCAGACCGAACATTCGGCCGTTCGGCGTCCTTTTACTCTTAGTGACATGTCAAATTTCACTTTGTTTTTTTCACATGGCCATTTTATTGTATAGAGCATGGAAATTTAAATTTAAATATGATGGCAAATTTACATTTCCAGAACATGACAAATTTTAATAGGTAGCATGGCAAATATACTTGTGTAGCCATTGCAATTTTTTAATTTATTTCCATGGCAAAATTCAGTCCTTTTTGCCATGGCATACTTTTAATGATGCAAATTTTGCTTTATTTTTTCCATGGAAAATTTATTTTAAAGAGCATGGTAAATTTACATTTTTTGGAACGTTGCAAATTTTTACTATGTAGCATGGTAAATATACTTGTGTTCCCATGGcaatttttcatttattttttcatGGCAAAATTTAAtccatttttgccatggcaaaatttaCTCCATTTTTTTGCCATGGAAAAATTTACTCCATTTTTGCCATGGTAAAAATACTTTTATTCACATGGAAAATTTTAGTTTAACTTGCCACGTGAAGTTTTTCTGCCTTTTACATTTGTATATTGAAAGATGGCAAGGTTAAGAAATTTTTCTCATTGTATTTTTTTTTTGCGTTTTAGAGCTTTTTTTAGCGCAGCAGTATGCAATTGGGTTGTGCCTCACTTTTTCTGTTTCTGGGCTGACGACTTGTGTGCCAAGTGGTCCACCACAGGGGTCGTTCGGGACGGGACATTTTCTGACCGAACTAAATCGTCCGGTAGGTTCCCCACGATGTAACGAACGACTCGTTCGCGTTGGGGGTCTGCCAGCCCGAACGTTTGGTAGTTATTGACGTCCTAAATCAATAATGCTAGACCTACGTAATTTATTTATGTAATCCTACATTAATGTCCTTTCTAAACTAATTAGGCCTCCCGCCAGTTCAAAAAATTAGgcctccctgattttcatggtgtggGCCTGGGCCTCATTTTCGTCCAACCAAATTCAGCCAATTCAGCCAATACATAAGTTTACGTAGGTGTAGCAAAGTCCATCTTAAATTGTAGGATGAATATTTAGGGTGCCTTTGGAACTTGGATGCAAAGTATTTTCTTCAGTTTTTTTTGGAATACCATGGTTCATAAAAAGAACTTATATTTCTTGTTAGGGAAACGCTTGGCTTCAGCCCGCCGCCTCGTCCGTGTGACGCATATGTCCTATGTGGGCCCTTCCTTTCTTCTTTGATCTCTCTCTTCTATGTGACGAATGGATAAGGAGGCAGCCCGGCCATGGGAGATTAGGTAGCAGGTGATATGGGACTCAATTTCGTTGCATCCGGGTCGGGCGCGGGCGCCAATGTTGTCGCCCGCCTCCACCATGAATGTCGGCCACCATAGGGCCGTCGACCGTCGTGATGCGCCCAAGCTTGGCACAGCCGCCCCTGACCTCCTTCATGTCATCCCCGACCATTACCGATCCTTTTCCTGTTGCAATTGCAACAGTGGAGTTGCAAACGACAACCACAACGACGGCGGTGCTATGTTGCGATATCATCTTTCGTTGCAAAAATTTATGCAACATCGAACATGTTGCAAAAGTTGTCTACAATATCATCTATGGTGCAGAAAATGAAGATGAAAAAAAAAATGCAATACAGCCTTTTTTCGCGGGGGAGCAATACAGCCTTTGTTGTAAATATTTCTACAACAAGACCTTTGTTACAAATGTTTCCGCAACAAGACTTTTGTTGCATAAggtattgcaacaacaattttgtTTTCATGATAAGGACGGTGTTAAGCCGTTGGATGGCACCAAATCCTACGGCTGCCGAGGCGGCGCCGGCTGACGCCTAGCATTTCCCTATTTTGTTATCAAAGTCAACAGAAACACAGAAGAGGTCCCAAGTCAGGGGACTCCAACATCATGAGCTTTTGCAATCTTTAGCGTGAGGATTAGTTTTGCCGTGTGTGAGATTTATTTAATCGATCTACACATGGGACTGCTGCCTCATTTCTTGTTGATCGGATGTTTTTTTCTCTTTTACGAGATTTTTTTTCATCTATTCATCTTTAATAATAGCAGCACAACAAACACCAGGAATGATAAAATttacatccagattcatagaccacctagcggtAGCTATAAACACTGAAGCGCGTCGAAGGCACGcaaccgtcatcgcccctccatcaccgGAGTCGGGCACACTTGttgtagcgacgactacaagcatagATGCTATACTTCTGCTACTATCTTCTAGTCTAAAGTACCGCGAGAGATAGGGTCGCCTAgtctcaacagcaccatctccggcCATAGTTTAGATTGAACGAAAATCATCAAAGAACAAATTACAGTTAATTTGCAAAGTTGTATACTAACGATTGACTCAGAGGTCTTCTAACAAAATTTACACCCAACGGCTACATTTATCTAGACCGAGATCCCTATAGTTTCCTGCCCAAACAACTGGAAACATTTTACATTGGAACAATGGTGTTCCTGAGTATAGAGTGATCAGATGCAACTAGCAAGCACTTTGTACATAAAATGCAAATATGACAGAACTGAGTGTGAATAAAGTTGCAATAAGAAGATTTGCAGACTAGCTTGAGAAAGGAGAAAATTCAGAAGAATCGATCATTTATCCAAGGACCAACTGAACCGAATGTCAAGTGTGAGAGCTCATTTACTGGTAATGTACACAGGAGGCTATGGGCTATCAATACATGTATGTACTGGAGGCTATGGGCTTCGAGTGTCGAGGTTATGGGCTATCGAATGTCTATACACTATCCAATCACCATCAATGTACACAGGAGAACTCGTTTCCACGCTGAAGCCTTAGGTCCGCCGTGGCTTTTCACTCATCTGGACGTGAAAGAGGTTCAAAGAGCGGCCAACTATTGTTTCAAGAGGTTCAAAGAGCTTGAGATCCGAACAGCCGCTATACGAAGACGCACAGTTCTGAAAATGTTTGGGACAAAATATGAGACAAAAAGTAGCCATAGAAGAAAGGAAACTCAAATATATTGAAGTAAAAACTGTGCAGGCTAAGAGCATGAATTATACAAGGTCTGGACATAACAAACAGAAACAGCAGGCAGAACAGAAACATGGGCCATAGCAGAACAGAAAATGAAATAGGATTAGATGAAAAATACTTTGGACTGCATGTCTGGGAAGGGCGCATGAAAAATGGAAAATTCCAGTCGGATAAAGAGAACCACAAAGTAGCTCTGACGAATTGTGCACGTGCAGAAACTACTGAAGCCGTGGCGTGCTTAGAAGGGATTAGTAAAGCACATCTGATTAAGAATGGACCTATCCATACTGAGAGTGACTTCATGCAGGAGCTTAATGAGATTGGATAAGTAGATCATACATCAGTTCTATATGCAGAGATGCAAGACTGATCCTTCAGAATTTATAAAAACTCAAGATAAGCCAAATTAAAATATTGGGCAATTGCATTGCTCAAGCTCTAGCCCAGCAAGGTCGTAGGGAGTTGTGTGCGGGTGTTATGCATAGCGTAATCCCAACCTGCATGTCAGAGACTGCCTAGCGTGATTGTAATGAATGTTTGATCCAAAATTAATACACAACCCCAGTTCAAAAGAAAAATAAATCAAATATGCAAGCTAAAACAATCATATATTGAAACAGCAGGCAGAACAGAAACATGGACCATAGAGAACAGGAAATCAAAGATTGTGCAAGCGGAGACAGTGTAAAGCAATAGAGAAGAGATTATTTATACCTTGTAATGGTCAGCATCCTGGCTACAATCGGAACTAGTCTCCACAATAAACTGGGGGCCGGTCATGTACCAAGGGACTGAATCAGGATCGCTACAGTGCATGGTATACCAAAGATTAGATACACAATAGAACAGAACGAGCATACAAATTGTAAAAAATAACTCCATACCTTTCCTTGTACGAAGCGACCCCCTTAAAAATATCAGAGGTACAGTTTTTCACTTCAAAGTCCCATATATCCCTAAACATACAACTCTGCATGTGCATACGAATATATGTAAGCAGTACAGTAATAAATCTGGGTGACGTGCAATCTATTCATGTTAGGATAGTTATAATGCATACAATTTCATCTCCTCCAGATAGATCATTGACAGCACAAGGGCAACACCGTCACTCTGCAAAGCGGCTCTAGCGAGCGCCCTCCCAATCTTTCCATAACCTGAGAAGAGAACACTTGGAATCATCATAGGTCTCACTTAATCACACAAAGTACATGACCGAAGTTCTGGAAGTTTACCATTTATTGCAACTTCTATTTTTTGCTCAGCTGCATCATTGAAATCAGAATAGAACAGAGGTGAGAGGGGGAGGGTGTAAGGATTAGAGTCATATACATAATGATAGAGCTATGAACTTCAGTTTGATATTTACCTTCACATTCTTTCTGTTTAGATGACCTGCGATTTCGCTGGGAAGACTTGCCCTATAAGTCAACATGAATACTAATCAGAGGACTGGAATGACATAACAAATAGATAAAAGATCTGTTGTAATATCAGATGGACTCAAAGCATTAATACACCGAGACAAGTGTGCCAGAGAGAAGGAAAACACACGAACAAGAAAGCGGTTCAAGCAAAAAAAAAGGCTTGAAAATGATGACTCAAATGTCTGCTATGGCAAAAAGAAAATCTACTGTTACTGCAGCCACAAGGAAAGCACAAAAATGGCAAGAATGTTGATGGTCTCAAGACATGAAGTGTTAACGTAAAATAGCACAACACAAGTGGTCGTTTGAAGATAATGTAGGGGAAACAAGACCTAATAGAACAAGGACGATATCCAAAAAAAAAAAAGTTGAGTGGCAGCTTATACAGTGAAAATAACATAGACTATTTGGATTTAGGGTCTGAATATTATCGCTATCAGAAGAATGTCAAACTGTAATTATAAGAAATACATTCGTACATGCACCTTTGTGAATTTTTTTTCTTGGTAATAGGTCTTCTATACAAAACGGCTTTTTGAATTTGCTTTTTTAGGCAAACAGCCTTTTTGGTTTAAGAGAACCATGAGAAAAGTTTCAATACTATAGGCATTGGTTACAACACATTCAAAAATCAACCATTCTAAGTCGACCAACACATATGAACCCAATTTCTATTAAATATATGTAAGCTTCCTGCTTCGTCTGAAATACACGCATAAGAAATATAATTTGCTGAGGCATGGTAACAACAAATAAGAGTCTCGGAAAATTGTCTCACATGAGAGATGTTAATGTTAGCAGGACCATTTGGTGCTGGCTTAATCAATATCTTCTTATTTGGTAGCCGCAGTGACAGTTTACTGCCTATGCACACTGCAGCAAAAGAAGATGGTCAGCCTTTTGCAGAATTAAACAAACAGATCAATAAAGTAAAAGTGAACATTTAGCAACATAATCAAGGAAGAAATGAGCCTTGCCTTGCTCATCTCGCACATAAATCAAGACATCTCTCTCAAACAGTTGTCCATAGAAACTTTGGTCAGTTTTActtccgtccttttctttcttctcaGCCATAAAGCTAGGGTTTGGCCAATATCCGATGTCTCCCTGCCATTTGTCCAAGGTATCTGTGGACCTCAGTATAACCGTGTCACCGGTGCAGGCAGGAAGAGAGATGACACCCGTCCGAAGATATACAGTGGTAACAGAATCCCGCCTCTCTACATGTCGGACATCAACCTCAATGGAGTAGGGATCTGACCCAGAGAAGCAGACTGTCCATCCTACCAAGGTCTCTGAGAATGTGTGGAAAGCTGGGACTCTCACTTCTGTGCAAGAGCGACAATAGTGCACTATGCCAAATAACAAAGAAATAATCAGGATAATTAGCTAACAATAGTAGAAAGGATTAATCAGGTGCAGAAGAGAAGAGAAATGGCCCtttgaaagaaaagaaaagagtagCAAGATTCAGTTTCATATACAGAAATAGCATATCTCGCTGGTAACTGCATTTGCCTGTACTAAACATGCATCTACATCCCACTAATGTTTGTTTTTCTAAGGTCTAAGGAACCAGCTTAATTAGTTGTGGCCACTTACGATCATCTTCCGGGTGAGAACAGAAACGCGGTGCTTAACCAGTTTTCTGCCACGTTTAATCACCAGACGCAAACAATCCACCATTAACTATCCAAAACAATGAAGTTAATGGGCGAcaataaggctataacagacattAGAATTTCCTAATATAAACATGCACCAAAAAGAGCAACTGTGGCTAGTTCTTGAACTCTAAGAACTAAGGTGGGAGCACCTATTCCAAGAACGAAATCCAAGAACAGAGAACAGTAACAACAGAGCAGTACACAATGTTACTTTCTGTTTCAAGTGTGGCTTGCATTGCACCAAGAAGAGCGACCTTGTCCAGGTCTTCAACTTCAAGAACCAACGTGGGAGCCGTTCTTGGATTCCAAGAACGAAACCCAAGACAAATAATTGACAAGAACCAATGCGGAAGCCGTTCTTGGAATCCAAGAAGGAAACCAAGACAAATACTTGAGAAGAACCAATTCGGAAGCGTTATTGGAATCCAAGAACGAAATCCAAGGAAAATACTTGACAAGAACCAAGAAGAGAGAAGGTTGGTtatgaccttggtcgtcatggactgTGAGCGTGCACTCGTGCCCTGAGATGTCGTCCATGTGCAGAGCGCCTACGAACTTTAGCCCTTCTGTGCTCTCCAGTCGCAGTTCTCCAGCAGAAAACGCAACCCCGGGCAGAGCCTCGATCTTCACACGGGTGAGCTTGTCGTCCTTGCTGCGCTCGATGCCCCTGATGGTGGCGTCGTGGTACGGAAGGAGCAACTGGAGAGTCTTCCCCACCATGCTCTCAGGGAAAGACAGCATGGGGGAATACGgcaagctcgagctcgccggagcaggggACTGCATTGGAATTGGAGGGGGGGAGGACCGAAGGAGACGAACGAAACAAACTATTTCTTCTGGAAGGACGAGAACGAAGGTAGAAGAAACAGAGCGGGGAGGAAAAATATTCAGTTTATATAGAGCACAGAACCAAAGTAGACGGAAACGTTAACTGGGCCTGTCCACTTGGGCCGAATCGGTAACCAAATCCCCAAGAAAAAAAACGGTTTCCGGTGGCCCAGTAAAATCGGCGCTTGTTCCCAACCCAACAGAAAAAACGGCGCTTCcacccccaaaaaaagagagacgGCGCTTGCCTGAAATCCCTTGTGCTGCGCGTCGGCGGCCGCGGAGGAGGCCGGCGCCCGGTGGCGATGGTCATCCCGACCACCTCCGTGGAGGCGAACGCCGGCGGGGGAGATAAGAGGGGAGCGCCCTCGCCCTGCTTCACTCCTCCGGTGATTGGTGGGGTGTGGGCTCTCCTCCCCGGACTTGT is drawn from Triticum dicoccoides isolate Atlit2015 ecotype Zavitan chromosome 4A, WEW_v2.0, whole genome shotgun sequence and contains these coding sequences:
- the LOC119289133 gene encoding uncharacterized protein LOC119289133 produces the protein MQSPAPASSSLPYSPMLSFPESMVGKTLQLLLPYHDATIRGIERSKDDKLTRVKIEALPGVAFSAGELRLESTEGLKFVGALHMDDISGHECTLTVHDDQVHYCRSCTEVRVPAFHTFSETLVGWTVCFSGSDPYSIEVDVRHVERRDSVTTVYLRTGVISLPACTGDTVILRSTDTLDKWQGDIGYWPNPSFMAEKKEKDGSKTDQSFYGQLFERDVLIYVRDEQVCIGSKLSLRLPNKKILIKPAPNGPANINISHGKSSQRNRRSSKQKECEAEQKIEVAINGYGKIGRALARAALQSDGVALVLSMIYLEEMKLVVCLGIYGTLK